A genomic region of Sulfobacillus acidophilus DSM 10332 contains the following coding sequences:
- a CDS encoding ferredoxin-dependent glutamate synthase (PFAM: Conserved region in glutamate synthase~COGs: COG0069 Glutamate synthase domain 2~InterPro IPR002932~KEGG: mta:Moth_2018 ferredoxin-dependent glutamate synthase~PFAM: Glutamate synthase, central-C~SPTR: Ferredoxin-dependent glutamate synthase), producing the protein MIWIIPFITAGLILAILTVAVVWGFRRLMRRGEAALGHNAGWSIAEWFFSLKTHDVSDIALTMQRAEQGTPAQHPLGSRPHVDWLDQIGFDPATLIPGALAQKHPVSLNTVIGPEARRPLPLALPVIVAPMGYGLAVDEDVKVALAEAASVSGTAIVTGEGPYLPEERALAERWVLQLSRAPWAHQPEVLRLADMVEIQLSQGAEAGIGIQKPASALAPRMARDLGGQKAVIHHAPFRKLEDWVSDVRAMVPDVPIGIKIAGSHHLEDDLTYLTALGIDAVTLDGSTAGSAGSPAVISDHFGVTTALLTVRAHRWLQVLGVRNRVTLIVSGGVHDAADIAKLLALGADVVAVGSILLFALAHEEVWKIVPEKPPTALVLAHGSKRTAPPLNRDRAAEHVANWFEATAKELREICRAVGVGSTHDLQPFHLIARTPEAARVLGLSYDGEPGPWQRVAHSLERLVEAYQEEDEALWRILQTGFPGI; encoded by the coding sequence GTGATCTGGATTATTCCGTTTATCACGGCGGGACTCATTTTGGCAATTTTGACGGTCGCGGTCGTTTGGGGCTTTCGGCGCCTGATGCGGCGGGGGGAGGCCGCCTTAGGCCATAATGCCGGATGGTCGATCGCCGAATGGTTTTTTAGTTTAAAAACCCATGACGTGTCCGATATTGCCCTGACCATGCAGCGGGCGGAGCAAGGCACACCCGCGCAGCACCCTTTAGGATCGCGACCGCATGTCGATTGGTTGGATCAAATCGGCTTCGATCCCGCTACGTTAATCCCGGGGGCCTTGGCCCAAAAACACCCGGTTTCCTTAAATACTGTCATCGGCCCAGAGGCTCGGCGCCCGTTGCCGCTCGCCCTGCCCGTCATCGTGGCGCCCATGGGCTACGGTTTGGCCGTCGATGAAGATGTCAAAGTGGCTTTGGCGGAAGCGGCCAGTGTATCGGGAACGGCCATTGTCACCGGCGAAGGGCCGTATTTGCCGGAAGAACGGGCACTTGCGGAACGATGGGTGTTGCAATTGAGCCGGGCTCCCTGGGCTCATCAGCCGGAGGTCTTGCGTTTAGCCGATATGGTGGAAATTCAACTGAGCCAGGGCGCGGAAGCGGGTATCGGTATTCAAAAACCGGCTTCGGCGCTCGCGCCTCGCATGGCCCGGGATTTAGGCGGGCAAAAAGCGGTGATTCATCATGCTCCCTTTCGGAAGCTCGAAGATTGGGTGTCCGACGTCCGGGCCATGGTGCCGGACGTGCCGATCGGGATCAAAATCGCCGGCAGCCATCACTTGGAAGACGATTTAACCTATCTGACCGCACTCGGGATTGATGCTGTGACGTTAGACGGATCGACGGCCGGCAGCGCGGGAAGTCCGGCGGTGATTTCGGATCACTTTGGCGTAACGACCGCCCTTTTGACCGTGCGGGCCCATCGATGGCTTCAGGTGTTGGGGGTGCGCAATCGGGTTACGTTAATCGTCTCCGGTGGGGTCCATGATGCCGCCGATATTGCGAAACTGTTAGCCTTGGGCGCGGACGTGGTCGCCGTCGGGTCGATTTTATTGTTTGCGCTGGCGCACGAGGAAGTGTGGAAAATTGTTCCGGAGAAACCGCCCACCGCGCTTGTCCTGGCCCATGGGTCCAAGCGAACGGCTCCACCGCTCAACCGGGATCGGGCCGCCGAACATGTGGCTAATTGGTTTGAGGCGACGGCCAAAGAACTGAGGGAGATTTGCCGGGCAGTGGGGGTCGGCTCAACGCACGATCTCCAGCCGTTTCACCTGATTGCCCGCACACCGGAAGCCGCCCGCGTCCTCGGCTTGTCGTATGACGGGGAGCCGGGACCGTGGCAGCGGGTTGCGCATAGTCTTGAGCGGCTGGTGGAAGCTTATCAAGAGGAAGACGAGGCTTTATGGCGCATTTTACAAACCGGATTTCCTGGCATTTAA
- a CDS encoding Spore germination protein (PFAM: Spore germination protein~InterPro IPR004761~KEGG: pjd:Pjdr2_3600 spore germination protein~PFAM: Spore germination GerAB~SPTR: Spore germination protein): MTGPVEPISKGQFFMMVAVSVVAGGVYLWPQYLVASAGSNGLYALPVTTGIALLLTWLEVRWAETTHASPFLLTVRRTWGWFSWPVFLGTAVFCVAIDVIILALFGKMLQTFYYPNTPSWAILAVIGVTVAWVGARPLATVARQVQFWFPLILITLLLVLALSISHWRFYQVLLPSPNWNIPDWFRAVVGTWFLYVNGGVVVSLTPRVRVKHARERMQMALWGIGFQGFILLVLYVVVMTTLGPYGTAKLRWPIIYVFSLISVRSFFIKGIGLLVTVIWTSALILYLAVHLFCLGWNVDTLFRQKNYRWMIVTATAVIAGLAAFIPSDLVARALLFNWVNPADFYWTLTVIPVSVAVAWFRQRHRGQSTAGEGGNT; the protein is encoded by the coding sequence ATGACGGGGCCGGTCGAGCCGATTTCCAAAGGGCAGTTTTTTATGATGGTGGCGGTATCCGTCGTGGCCGGCGGGGTCTATTTATGGCCCCAGTACCTGGTGGCCAGTGCCGGCAGCAATGGACTTTATGCTTTGCCGGTCACCACCGGGATCGCCCTTCTCTTAACCTGGCTCGAGGTGCGCTGGGCCGAAACCACCCATGCCTCGCCGTTTCTTTTAACCGTGCGTCGGACCTGGGGCTGGTTTAGCTGGCCCGTCTTTTTGGGCACGGCGGTATTTTGTGTCGCGATTGACGTCATTATTTTGGCTCTCTTCGGGAAGATGTTACAAACGTTTTATTATCCCAATACCCCCAGTTGGGCCATCTTGGCGGTCATAGGCGTGACGGTGGCTTGGGTGGGAGCCCGCCCGCTCGCCACCGTGGCCCGGCAGGTGCAATTTTGGTTTCCTTTAATCTTAATTACGCTGTTGCTGGTATTGGCGCTCAGTATCTCTCATTGGCGATTTTATCAGGTGCTCCTGCCCAGTCCCAATTGGAATATTCCCGATTGGTTTCGGGCGGTGGTGGGCACCTGGTTTCTCTACGTGAATGGCGGGGTGGTGGTGAGTCTCACGCCCAGGGTGCGGGTCAAGCATGCGCGTGAACGGATGCAGATGGCGTTATGGGGTATCGGCTTTCAAGGATTTATCTTATTGGTTTTGTATGTGGTGGTGATGACCACGCTCGGGCCGTACGGCACCGCCAAGCTTCGGTGGCCGATTATTTACGTATTTTCGTTGATATCGGTGCGCTCGTTTTTCATTAAAGGTATCGGGCTTTTGGTGACGGTGATCTGGACCTCGGCCTTAATTCTCTATTTGGCGGTGCATCTTTTTTGTCTCGGGTGGAATGTGGATACCCTGTTTCGGCAAAAGAATTACCGTTGGATGATTGTGACGGCGACCGCGGTGATCGCCGGATTGGCGGCCTTCATTCCGTCCGATTTGGTCGCGCGGGCGCTTTTGTTCAACTGGGTCAATCCCGCGGATTTTTATTGGACGTTAACGGTAATTCCCGTCTCGGTGGCCGTGGCTTGGTTTCGTCAACGGCATCGCGGTCAGTCGACGGCGGGAGAAGGAGGCAACACGTGA